In Anaerolineales bacterium, the following proteins share a genomic window:
- a CDS encoding SRPBCC family protein, with the protein MASKNKTVITVEPNKQELFITREFDAPRALVYKAHTDAKIFAQWLGPRGYEMILKEFEPVSGGKYHYIHKDQDGNEYGFRGAFHTMSEELMIQTFEFEGMPEPGHVALDTMRLEELPNNRTKITIHSVYQSVADRDGMVQSGMEHGINDGYERLDDLLKEM; encoded by the coding sequence ATGGCATCGAAAAATAAAACTGTTATCACCGTCGAACCGAACAAGCAGGAACTTTTTATCACGCGTGAGTTCGATGCGCCGCGTGCGTTGGTTTACAAGGCGCACACGGACGCAAAGATTTTTGCACAGTGGTTGGGTCCGCGCGGCTATGAAATGATTTTGAAGGAGTTCGAGCCTGTCAGCGGCGGGAAGTATCACTATATTCACAAAGATCAAGACGGGAATGAATATGGCTTTCGCGGCGCGTTCCATACCATGTCGGAAGAGTTGATGATCCAAACGTTTGAATTTGAAGGGATGCCTGAGCCTGGTCATGTGGCACTGGATACGATGCGTTTGGAAGAACTGCCCAATAACAGGACAAAGATCACGATTCATTCCGTCTATCAATCGGTTGCGGATCGAGACGGCATGGTGCAAAGCGGAATGGAGCACGGAATCAATGACGGTTATGAGAGGCTCGACGATCTCTTGAAGGAGATGTAG
- a CDS encoding metalloregulator ArsR/SmtB family transcription factor translates to MARTPTTYDPFNAVAEPKRRQLIQAMGEKELSVNEIVERLGWNQPSVSKHLGVLKQVELVEERRVGRRRLYRVNAERLKPIFDWVTPFERMWSERFERLDNVLEKMKKEK, encoded by the coding sequence ATGGCGCGAACACCGACGACCTATGATCCCTTCAACGCTGTGGCTGAGCCGAAGCGCCGTCAACTTATTCAGGCGATGGGCGAGAAGGAATTGTCGGTCAATGAGATCGTGGAACGGCTTGGCTGGAACCAGCCGTCGGTGAGTAAACACTTGGGGGTGTTGAAGCAGGTTGAATTGGTGGAAGAGAGGCGGGTCGGGCGTCGGCGTCTGTATCGAGTCAACGCGGAACGTCTCAAGCCCATCTTCGATTGGGTCACGCCGTTCGAGCGGATGTGGAGCGAACGGTTCGAGCGTCTCGACAATGTTTTGGAAAAAATGAAAAAGGAGAAATGA
- a CDS encoding FAD-binding protein codes for MTNWDHTTNVLVVGTGGGAMTAALVAKQAGLNVLLIEKTEYYGGSTALSGGGLWIPNNYLLQRDGLDDSLEKARTYLKNTVGDRTPQALQEAYLENAPEMVKYLSSNSHVRFHRSVGYADYYPERPGGMADGRAIEGSPFDGSKLGEDFKQLRPMSIKIPAGMAFTASEYNKLGMISSTWAGKWVAFKVGLRTVFNLLTGVKYLALGQALIARLRLSLKDEKIPIWLNTPLKELIVEDGTVAGVLAEKDGKPFRIRASKGVILAAGGFDHNQAMREEFQKGPVNHLWSSGSPGNTGDAIQAGMKIGAKIDLMEDAWWGPSSMPPHMPVMFHVGERSYPGAIIVNAAGKRFTNEAASYVEVVHAMYEKDSAENKHVPATFIMDSRFRNKYIFGTLFPMQPIPKSYFESGYFKRGDTLEELAQACGLDPQNLAETVARFNQFARNGVDEDFQRGASAYDRYYGDPTVKPNPCLAPIEKPPFYAVQMVPGDLGTKGGLVIDEFARVLSADGSPISGLYAAGNTSASVMGNTYPGAGSTIGPAMMFGYIAAKHIAGGKIRPIGKLP; via the coding sequence ATGACAAATTGGGATCACACAACGAATGTACTTGTAGTTGGCACGGGTGGCGGAGCAATGACTGCCGCGCTGGTGGCAAAACAGGCTGGATTAAATGTTTTGCTGATCGAAAAGACGGAATACTACGGCGGCTCGACGGCTCTTTCAGGCGGAGGGTTATGGATTCCGAATAATTATCTTTTGCAAAGAGATGGCTTGGATGACTCGCTTGAAAAAGCACGCACATATTTGAAAAACACGGTCGGAGATCGCACTCCGCAAGCCTTACAAGAAGCCTATCTTGAAAACGCCCCAGAGATGGTGAAATATTTATCGAGCAATTCTCATGTCCGCTTTCATCGCTCGGTCGGCTACGCCGATTACTATCCCGAACGCCCCGGCGGCATGGCAGATGGACGCGCCATCGAAGGTTCGCCCTTTGACGGGAGCAAACTCGGTGAAGATTTCAAACAACTACGCCCCATGAGCATCAAAATCCCTGCAGGCATGGCGTTCACTGCCAGCGAATATAACAAACTGGGGATGATCTCCTCCACCTGGGCGGGAAAATGGGTCGCGTTCAAAGTCGGTCTACGCACGGTCTTCAACCTGCTAACCGGAGTGAAATATCTGGCGCTTGGTCAGGCGTTAATCGCACGCTTACGGCTTTCGCTCAAAGACGAGAAAATCCCCATTTGGCTCAACACTCCATTAAAAGAATTGATCGTCGAAGACGGGACAGTTGCCGGAGTTTTGGCAGAGAAAGACGGCAAACCGTTTCGGATTCGCGCCAGCAAAGGCGTGATTCTCGCGGCGGGCGGATTCGATCACAATCAGGCGATGCGCGAAGAATTCCAAAAAGGACCCGTCAATCATTTGTGGAGTTCGGGCAGTCCGGGCAACACCGGCGACGCAATTCAAGCGGGGATGAAGATCGGCGCGAAGATAGACCTGATGGAAGACGCGTGGTGGGGTCCTTCAAGTATGCCGCCACACATGCCGGTCATGTTCCACGTCGGCGAACGTTCGTATCCCGGTGCGATTATCGTCAACGCGGCAGGCAAACGCTTCACCAACGAAGCCGCCTCGTACGTGGAAGTCGTTCACGCCATGTACGAGAAAGACAGCGCCGAAAACAAACATGTTCCCGCCACCTTCATCATGGACAGCCGCTTTCGCAACAAATATATTTTCGGCACGCTCTTCCCCATGCAACCGATTCCTAAATCCTATTTTGAAAGCGGATATTTCAAACGCGGCGACACACTGGAAGAACTGGCGCAAGCCTGCGGACTCGATCCGCAGAATCTCGCCGAAACAGTGGCGCGCTTCAACCAATTTGCGCGCAATGGTGTAGACGAAGATTTCCAACGCGGCGCCAGCGCCTATGATCGCTACTACGGCGACCCGACCGTCAAGCCCAATCCCTGCCTCGCGCCGATCGAGAAGCCGCCTTTCTATGCGGTGCAAATGGTGCCGGGCGATCTCGGCACAAAAGGCGGATTAGTGATTGACGAATTCGCCCGCGTCTTGAGTGCAGACGGTTCGCCGATCTCAGGACTTTACGCGGCGGGCAACACCTCCGCCTCGGTGATGGGCAACACCTACCCCGGCGCCGGCAGTACCATCGGTCCCGCCATGATGTTTGGCTACATCGCCGCCAAACACATCGCTGGCGGAAAAATCCGCCCAATTGGAAAACTACCCTAG
- the gcvH gene encoding glycine cleavage system protein GcvH, translated as MNTPSNLKYAKSDEWFDPATGKVGISDYAQNQLSDIVFIEIFVEAGETVEAGKAIASVESVKASSEIYSPASGKVAAVNKDLANKPETINTDPFGDAWMIQLEGASAGDVMDAAAYEKHCEERAH; from the coding sequence ATGAACACCCCCTCCAACCTGAAATACGCAAAGTCAGACGAATGGTTCGACCCCGCGACGGGCAAAGTCGGCATCAGCGATTACGCCCAGAATCAACTCTCGGATATCGTCTTCATCGAAATTTTCGTCGAGGCAGGCGAGACTGTCGAAGCGGGCAAGGCGATCGCTTCGGTTGAATCGGTGAAGGCTTCCTCGGAGATCTATTCACCCGCGTCGGGCAAAGTCGCGGCGGTGAACAAGGACCTCGCCAACAAACCCGAAACCATCAACACCGATCCCTTCGGCGACGCGTGGATGATTCAACTCGAAGGCGCCTCCGCTGGCGATGTGATGGACGCCGCGGCGTATGAGAAGCATTGCGAGGAAAGAGCGCACTAA
- a CDS encoding thiamine pyrophosphate-binding protein: MTEITVGELLARCLQAEGIEMMFGIIDGAHIPFSSRAGEYGIRHINCRHEEGAVHLAEGYTRTNGKPSVVIGSPGPGGANMLAGLSSAYAEGHPIIAIACTRRRLTTDPERGGAWQATDLVAMAKPITKYSALVRQPERLPEMMRSAFRAALTGRPGPVFIAIPDELLGTKIEAESVPVYPSSQYRMTDMGAGDADWIEQAAELLANSKKPYLHAGKGVLWADASAEFLELGNYLAAGMGSSMGARGVVPEDHPHYFFLFDMQATSLARNEADVVLVVGSRLGEYDGWGTHPAWGMPGKQKTIQIDSDANSIGLNRPVDVGIVADAKSALKAILSKVKEKTQARSEMPDLARYRELTQQTVANGFQFLMAQPTRGLNPGQMVFNARSFFPRNAVTVLDGGNTTLWGVAFNQIYEPRSFLYSVKMGFLGTGIPFAIGAKLAAPERPVYCITGDGAAGFNIMEMETALRENANIVVLVAVDDGWGMERSAHNFGGIAPEHQQGVDISTAMRYDILAQGLGCYGEKVDLVEDLPAALQRAVDSGKPAVLHVTIDPAINADPPGYKQFRYVRTL, translated from the coding sequence ATGACCGAAATTACAGTTGGAGAATTACTGGCAAGATGTTTACAAGCCGAAGGCATCGAGATGATGTTCGGCATCATTGACGGGGCACACATCCCCTTTTCCTCGCGCGCGGGCGAATACGGCATCCGTCACATCAATTGCAGGCACGAAGAAGGCGCCGTCCATTTGGCGGAAGGCTACACGCGCACCAACGGCAAGCCGAGCGTGGTCATCGGTTCGCCAGGACCTGGCGGCGCGAACATGCTGGCGGGACTTTCATCTGCGTATGCGGAGGGACATCCCATCATCGCGATCGCCTGCACCCGCCGCCGCCTCACCACCGACCCCGAACGTGGCGGCGCGTGGCAAGCGACTGATCTCGTGGCGATGGCAAAACCGATCACCAAATACAGCGCGCTCGTCCGTCAGCCAGAACGACTGCCCGAGATGATGCGCTCCGCTTTCCGCGCCGCGTTGACGGGCAGACCAGGTCCCGTTTTCATCGCCATCCCCGATGAATTGCTGGGGACAAAAATCGAAGCGGAGAGTGTGCCAGTCTATCCGTCATCGCAATATCGCATGACCGACATGGGCGCGGGCGATGCGGATTGGATCGAGCAAGCCGCTGAATTGTTGGCGAATTCAAAGAAGCCGTATCTGCACGCGGGCAAGGGCGTGTTGTGGGCGGATGCGTCCGCTGAATTTTTGGAGTTGGGAAATTATCTCGCCGCGGGCATGGGCTCCAGCATGGGCGCGCGCGGAGTCGTCCCCGAAGATCATCCGCATTATTTTTTCCTATTCGACATGCAAGCAACGTCGCTGGCGCGCAACGAAGCGGACGTTGTCCTTGTGGTCGGCTCGCGGCTCGGCGAGTATGACGGCTGGGGGACTCATCCAGCGTGGGGAATGCCGGGGAAACAGAAGACAATTCAAATCGATTCCGATGCGAATTCCATCGGGTTGAATCGCCCCGTGGACGTGGGCATCGTCGCCGACGCGAAATCCGCGCTCAAGGCGATCTTATCCAAAGTAAAAGAAAAGACGCAAGCCCGCAGTGAAATGCCCGATCTGGCGCGTTACCGCGAGTTGACGCAACAAACGGTGGCGAACGGTTTTCAATTTTTGATGGCGCAACCCACGCGCGGACTCAACCCCGGGCAGATGGTTTTCAACGCGCGCAGTTTTTTCCCGCGCAACGCGGTCACCGTATTGGACGGCGGCAACACCACATTGTGGGGCGTGGCGTTCAACCAAATTTATGAACCGCGCAGTTTTTTGTATTCGGTCAAAATGGGTTTTCTCGGCACGGGCATCCCGTTTGCCATCGGCGCGAAATTGGCGGCGCCCGAACGACCCGTGTATTGCATCACCGGCGACGGCGCGGCGGGCTTCAACATCATGGAAATGGAAACGGCTCTGCGCGAGAACGCAAACATCGTTGTGCTGGTGGCGGTGGACGACGGCTGGGGAATGGAACGCAGCGCGCACAACTTCGGCGGTATCGCGCCTGAGCATCAGCAAGGCGTGGACATCTCAACCGCGATGCGCTACGACATCCTCGCGCAAGGCTTGGGCTGTTACGGCGAAAAAGTTGATCTGGTGGAAGACCTGCCCGCCGCGCTCCAACGGGCGGTTGATTCGGGCAAACCCGCCGTCCTGCACGTGACAATTGATCCCGCCATCAACGCCGACCCGCCGGGCTATAAGCAGTTTCGGTACGTGAGGACGTTGTAG
- a CDS encoding DUF1801 domain-containing protein: MAKTNFQSIDEYIAACPEQSQAYVQKIRETIRSAAPKAKERISYQLACFELNGKNLVHFAGWKSHVSMYPIPSGTKEFTKEIAQYADGKGTIKFPLDKPLPLRLIRQVTKLRMKENVEYENAKAKKK, from the coding sequence ATGGCGAAAACGAATTTCCAATCCATTGACGAATACATCGCCGCCTGCCCTGAGCAGTCGCAGGCATACGTGCAGAAAATCCGAGAGACGATTCGCTCTGCCGCGCCTAAAGCGAAAGAGAGGATCAGTTATCAACTTGCGTGCTTTGAGTTGAACGGAAAGAATTTGGTTCATTTTGCGGGTTGGAAGAGTCATGTTTCGATGTATCCGATTCCATCTGGTACGAAAGAGTTCACCAAAGAGATTGCTCAATATGCCGATGGCAAAGGGACGATTAAATTCCCGTTGGATAAACCGCTTCCGTTGAGGTTGATTCGGCAAGTGACGAAACTCCGCATGAAGGAAAATGTGGAATATGAAAATGCAAAGGCAAAGAAGAAATAA
- a CDS encoding VOC family protein: MKKITPYLWFDTQAEEAMNYYVSIFKNSKVLSSNPQSVNFILDGQEFIGLNAGPQHKFNEAVSFFVQCENQTEVDYYWNKLIADGGEEGPCGWCKDKFGLWWQVIPNQLGELMGDPNPEKAQRVVQAMLKMQKIIVADLQRAHAGK, from the coding sequence ATGAAAAAGATCACCCCATATTTATGGTTCGATACCCAAGCAGAAGAGGCTATGAATTACTATGTTTCCATCTTCAAGAACTCAAAAGTGTTGAGTTCAAATCCGCAGTCAGTGAACTTCATCCTGGATGGGCAGGAGTTCATTGGGCTGAACGCAGGTCCGCAACATAAATTCAATGAAGCAGTTTCGTTCTTCGTTCAATGCGAGAACCAAACAGAAGTAGATTATTACTGGAATAAATTAATTGCTGATGGTGGCGAAGAAGGTCCATGCGGCTGGTGTAAAGATAAGTTTGGTTTGTGGTGGCAGGTCATTCCTAATCAATTAGGTGAATTAATGGGCGACCCCAACCCCGAAAAAGCGCAGCGCGTTGTGCAAGCGATGTTGAAGATGCAGAAGATCATCGTGGCGGATTTGCAAAGGGCGCACGCGGGCAAGTAA